Proteins encoded by one window of Engraulis encrasicolus isolate BLACKSEA-1 chromosome 23, IST_EnEncr_1.0, whole genome shotgun sequence:
- the LOC134440215 gene encoding uncharacterized protein LOC134440215 has product MMYEDFRQKNENLKYSYETYRKVIDEMNIGFTKLGEEECEACLKHNIHVKIHEGDTSGAGCEICKEWEVHHFRAVRGRDHYRMDAEKQEEVDTVIRSVDLQKVIMLPRMPGVKTAVFTRRITAFHETFAMVGKMSTKKKKAISVVWHEGIAGRSAVEVTSAYVACLSLENVAHVTYWVDNCTSQNKNWVLLSTLVKIVNSDENPIDDITLKFFEPGHTFMSADSFHASVERMIKRRPGGVVLDFQEFKDVIASANSGRVHVVELQSRSILAWTDNHSAAKMKNEAHLAGMSVIQFRRGSTRFFYKLNHDDDKFTECDFLKAKARLEFPSQLRPGDKGVEKGKKMEILSKLVPLMPASRRQFWADLAEEE; this is encoded by the exons ATGATGTATGAGGACTTCCGGCAGAAGAATGAGAATCTCAAATACTCCTATGAGACATACCGGAAGGTAATCGATGAAATGAACATTGGCTTCACAAAGCTTGGAGAGGAAGAGTGCGAGGCGTGCCTCAAACATAACATCCATGTGAAAATCCATGAAGGGGATACAAGTGGTGCTGGCTGTGAAATCTGTAAAGAGTGGGAGGTACATCATTTCCGAGCAGTGAGAGGGAGGGATCATTACCGCATGGATGCTGAGAAGCAGGAGGAGGTCGACACTGTGATCAGAAGTGTGGACCTTCAAAAGGTCATTATGCTCCCTCGCATGCCTGGAGTGAAGACTGCGGTCTTCACCCGAAGAATTACCGCATTTCACGAGACCTTCGCCATGGTGGGGAAGATGTCCACCAAAAAGAAGAAGGCCATCTCGGTTGTATGGCATGAGGGCATTGCTGGAAGGTCGGCAGTGGAGGTGACCTCTGCCTATGTGGCATGTCTCAGCCTGGAGAATGTGGCACATGTCACCTACTGGGTTGACAATTGTACATCACAGAATAAAAATTGGGTCCTCCTGTCAACCTTAGTGAAGATTGTCAACTCAGATGAAAACCCAATTGATGACATAACCCTGAAGTTTTTTGAGCCGGGCCATACATTTATGAGCGCTGATAGCTTTCATGCCAGTGTGGAGAGAATGATTAAGAGAAGGCCTGGAGGAGTTGTCCTGGACTTCCAGGAATTTAAGGACGTGATTGCATCGGCCAACTCCGGAAGAGTACATGTCGTGGAGCTCCAGAGCCGAAGCATCCTTGCCTGGACTGACAACCACTCTGCggcaaaaatgaaaaatgaagcaCATCTGGCTGGCATGTCAGTGATACAGTTCAGAAGGGGATCCACTCGCTTCTTCTACAAGCTGAACCATGATGATGACAAATTCACAGAGTGTGACTTCCTGAAAGCAAAG GCAAGGCTTGAGTTCCCTTCACAGCTGCGGCCTGGCGACAAGGGGgtggagaaagggaaaaaaatggagATCCTCTCAAAGCTGGTGCCATTAATGCCTGCAAGCCGCCGCCAGTTTTGGGCAGATCTGGCAGAAGAGGAATGA